In the Sandaracinus amylolyticus genome, TCGCGGACAAGCACACGAACCCGCCGTCGATGATCGGGTTCTCGCCACCGTCGGGTCGATCGGGACGCCCCGTGCCCTGGGTGCACGAGGACAACGAGACGATGGCGACCGCCGCGCACGCGGCGGTCAGCGAACGGACGAACACCATGTCGTTCCTCATCGGTGGGCCGATCAGCGCTGCACGATGAACGTGTTGCGCGCCGAGTGGCTCCAGTAGCGATCGCTCAGCTGGGCGTAGCTGAGCTCGTCGAAGTCGAACCCGGGGATCCGCGCCGAGCGCACCTGCCAGTAGATCGCGCCGTCCGGCACGTCGAAGAGCTCGGGGATCGTCGAGAGGTCCGGCATCGGCGCCGAGGTGACGGTGCCGGGCACGAACATCTCCCACGCGAGGTTGCCGTCCTCGCTGAAGAGGAGGAGCCAGTAGAGGTCCGGCGTCGGGCCCCCGTCGGCGCGCCAGCGCAGGATGCGATCGGCGGGCAGGCTCTGGCCCACGCTCGGCGCCACCGCGATCGGCACGCCGAGGAAGTCCGGCATCAGCACCGTCTCGTCGACGGCCGTCACGCCGTTCCGCACCGCGTAGGTGAAGGGCTCGCCGTCCCCGTCGCCGGAGAACCAGCCCGCGGTGACGCGATAGCGCCCGTCGGCGATCGAGCCCGAGAGCGCGGGCTGGCTGACGAACCGGAAGTCACGCGCAGCGTCGTAGCGGCGCAGCGTGTCGAAGTCCTGCGACGCGACCTGCCGGCGGATGAGCCCCTCGCCACCGAGATCGAGGAACGCCTGCACGCGGAACCGGTTCGGCCCGACCGGCGTGCTCGCCGGCAGCGTGCCGAGATCCACGTCGACGTAGTGGTCGAGCGGGATGTCCATCACAATGTCGACGCCGCTCACCGTGTCGCCCGGGCCCGCGAGCACGCTGCGCGCGACGCCCATCACGTACGGGATGAAGCGCCCTCCGGTGCGACGCTCCTGGAGACCGGCCAGCGCGTAGACGGCCATGCCGCGCGGATACGCGAGGATGCGGTACGGGTACCCGAGGTGCTGCGTTCCGTCGTCGGGGAGCACCTCGATCACGCGCTGGTGCGCGCCACCGGCCGCGGGGTCGGGGTTCGCGAGCCCGATCTCGCGCACCGTCGTGTAGACGTACGCGACGCGCTCCCAGCCGTCGCGCGGCTCGGGGATGTTCGCCCACGGGTTCGGCCCGTACTCGTTGGGCCCGCGCCAGATCAGATCACCCTCGACGAACGAGAGGTTCCGACCGCGCCCACCGGTCGGCGGCGGCGGCTCGCCGTCCGAGCGGCAGCGCTCCGGCAGCGTCAGGGGATCCCACATGCGCAGGAAGACCGTCACGTCCGACGCGTCGAACGCGACCACCGACGTGCGCTGGTAGCAGTCCTTCGCGACGTGGACCGTGAGCGGGCCGACGATGTCGGGGCCCGAGAACGTGATCTGCCCGAGCGCGTTGCTGAGGCCCTGGTGGGGCGTCGCGAGGTCCTCGCCGACGATCACGAACGCGCCCTCGAGCGGCGTGTCGGTGAACCAGTCGACGACCGTGACGTTCAGCGAGCCCGAGATCGTTCCGCCGCCGAGCCCGCCGTTCAGCGGATCCGACGTGTCGTAGTACTCGAACGCGTCCTCCGCGATCGTCTCCGCGCCATCCGCGGCGCGACGCACGGTCACGTCGACCTCGCCCGCCGACGACGCCGGCGTGCGGCACGTGATGCGCGTCTCCGAGACCACCGTCACGTCGGTGCACGGCATGCGACCGAAGATGACGGTGTCGCCCGCGGCGAACGTCGTCCCGCTGCCGGTGATCGTCACGAACGTGCCGCCGGCGATCGATCCGCGCGCTGGGTCGACCTGGAGCGCGTCGTACGTGTAGCCGTCCTCGAGCACGACCACGTCGTCGCCGACCTGCACCTCGACGTCGGCCGGCCCGACGTCACCCGCGGGCACGATGACCGCGAGGCGGCGTGAGTCGATCAGCTGGTGATCGGCCGGCTGCACCGCGCGGCCACCGATCGTCACCTGGGCGTCGTCGGTGAAACCGGTGCCCCGGAGGATCGCCTGGTTGCCGCCGACGAACGGACCGTGCGCGGGCACGACGCGATCGAGCGAGAGCGACGTGTTGGCGATCGCGCTGTCCGAGAAGGTGGGGACGCCCGAATCGATCGGAGTGGCGGCGTCGATGCCCGCGGCGTCCGGCAGATCGATGGCGCCCGGTCGATTGCACCCCGCGGCGAGCGACGTGGCCACGAGCGCGAGGAGAAGGAAGCGTCCCGACATTCGAGCTCCTACGCAGGTCAGACGCAGACCAGCCCAAGCCGACTGTGCGGGCGAGCGCTGCGAGACGTCATCGAGAATGAACGGCAGACGAGGGTCCGCGGACGATGTGTGGCCGCGCCGCGCTGCATCCGTCGCGTCACACGAGTCGTCAGGCCTTTCTTGGCCATTCCCGCAGTATCGAGGTATGTCGAACCAAGTCAAGGCAGGGTCTCCGGCCGGGTCCGTCTCTCGATGAAGCTCCTACGGCTCGTCCTCAGCGATCTGCACCTCGGCACCGGAGTGCGTCGCGGGGAGCTCAACGCGTTCGAGGACTTCCGGCACGACGACGAGTTCGCCGACCTCCTCGCACACCACGACCGCGAGGTCGGCGAGCACGGCGAGCTCGAGCTCATCCTCAACGGCGATGTGTTCGATCTCCTCAAGGTGAAGATCGACGGCCGCTGGCCCACCGAGATCACCGACGAGATCGCGACCGAGAAGCTGCGGCAGTGCCTCGACGGACATCCGCGCTTCGTGCACGCGCTGCGGGCGCTGCTCGCGAAGAAGGGGCGGCGTCTCGTCTTCCTTCCCGGCAATCACGACCTCGACATGGTGTTGCCCGGCCCGCAGGAGCTGTTCCGCCGGTACGTCGCCCCGGGTCCGCTGGGCGAGCGCGTCCGCTTCGTGACCTCGACGGACACCTACCATTTGCCCGAAGGCATCCAGATCCGTCACGGGCACCAGCTCGAGCGCATCCATCGCGTCGACTACGCGCGCCTCACCCGGAAGCTGCGCGACGGGCGCGAGATCCTCGATCTGCCCTGGGGCAGCCTGTGGATCCTCGACGTGATGAACCCCGCGAAGGAGCAGCGGAGCTACGTCGATCGCATCCAGCCGCTGGGGCGCTTCCTGCTCGGCGCGTTCCTCTTCGACACGATGTTCGTGCTGCGCTTCCTCTACCACTCGAGCCTCTACTTCCTGCGGCGCCGGGTGTTCGACATCGGCGCGTGGGTCGAGCGCATCCGCAGGCTCCCGCAGATGTTGCGCGAGGACATCATCGCGCTCGGGGGCTTCGACGAGGTGGTGCACCGCGAGCTCAAGAAGCTGCGCGGCGTGCGGTGCTTGATCATCGGGCACAGCCACGGGCCGCGGTACCTGCAGATGCCGGGCGGCAAGCTGCTGGTGAACACCGGCACCTGGATGAAGATGATCAACCTCGACGTGAGCCATCTCGGGCAGGACAGCGGGCTCACGTACTGCACCATCGACTATTCGGAGGACGGTGATCCGCGCATCTCGCTCGTGAAGTGGCACGGGATGCGGAAGCCGTACGAGGTGATCCCCTATGCCGACTGATCGCATGCGCGCGACGTGCGCGTTGGTGCTCGTGGGCGCGCTCTCGATCGCGTGCGAGGAGCGCGAGCC is a window encoding:
- a CDS encoding IPT/TIG domain-containing protein produces the protein MSGRFLLLALVATSLAAGCNRPGAIDLPDAAGIDAATPIDSGVPTFSDSAIANTSLSLDRVVPAHGPFVGGNQAILRGTGFTDDAQVTIGGRAVQPADHQLIDSRRLAVIVPAGDVGPADVEVQVGDDVVVLEDGYTYDALQVDPARGSIAGGTFVTITGSGTTFAAGDTVIFGRMPCTDVTVVSETRITCRTPASSAGEVDVTVRRAADGAETIAEDAFEYYDTSDPLNGGLGGGTISGSLNVTVVDWFTDTPLEGAFVIVGEDLATPHQGLSNALGQITFSGPDIVGPLTVHVAKDCYQRTSVVAFDASDVTVFLRMWDPLTLPERCRSDGEPPPPTGGRGRNLSFVEGDLIWRGPNEYGPNPWANIPEPRDGWERVAYVYTTVREIGLANPDPAAGGAHQRVIEVLPDDGTQHLGYPYRILAYPRGMAVYALAGLQERRTGGRFIPYVMGVARSVLAGPGDTVSGVDIVMDIPLDHYVDVDLGTLPASTPVGPNRFRVQAFLDLGGEGLIRRQVASQDFDTLRRYDAARDFRFVSQPALSGSIADGRYRVTAGWFSGDGDGEPFTYAVRNGVTAVDETVLMPDFLGVPIAVAPSVGQSLPADRILRWRADGGPTPDLYWLLLFSEDGNLAWEMFVPGTVTSAPMPDLSTIPELFDVPDGAIYWQVRSARIPGFDFDELSYAQLSDRYWSHSARNTFIVQR
- a CDS encoding metallophosphoesterase yields the protein MKLLRLVLSDLHLGTGVRRGELNAFEDFRHDDEFADLLAHHDREVGEHGELELILNGDVFDLLKVKIDGRWPTEITDEIATEKLRQCLDGHPRFVHALRALLAKKGRRLVFLPGNHDLDMVLPGPQELFRRYVAPGPLGERVRFVTSTDTYHLPEGIQIRHGHQLERIHRVDYARLTRKLRDGREILDLPWGSLWILDVMNPAKEQRSYVDRIQPLGRFLLGAFLFDTMFVLRFLYHSSLYFLRRRVFDIGAWVERIRRLPQMLREDIIALGGFDEVVHRELKKLRGVRCLIIGHSHGPRYLQMPGGKLLVNTGTWMKMINLDVSHLGQDSGLTYCTIDYSEDGDPRISLVKWHGMRKPYEVIPYAD